A window of the Vallitalea okinawensis genome harbors these coding sequences:
- a CDS encoding TRAP transporter substrate-binding protein codes for MKRIVALLLALSLFLSLVLVGCSSNETQSTDGDSQPKATEEKKEEPKAKKEEPKEEIILRLADVHNEGYPTMDGNYEFKRLVEEKTNGRIKVEIYGGGQLGDEKTVIEQVQFGAIDLTRTSISPLTEFNDMFNVLMLPYLYRDKEHMFNVLDGEIGDMMLEDLADTGFVGLGWYDSGSRCFYNSKGEIESVADLEGLKIRVQKSSLMMGLVEALGASPTPMAFSEVYSALQTGVIDGAENNWPSYLTTSHYEVAPFYVVDEHTRVPELVMISKITYDKLSDEDKAILHEAGQAAAELEREKWAEFEVESEKTVVEAGCTITRLEAASKAEFQEAVKPLYDEFAGDYTQVIEDILNTK; via the coding sequence ATGAAAAGAATTGTAGCATTATTACTTGCATTGAGTTTGTTCTTATCTTTGGTACTTGTGGGTTGTTCAAGTAATGAAACACAATCTACTGATGGCGACTCTCAGCCTAAGGCCACAGAAGAAAAGAAAGAAGAACCTAAGGCGAAAAAAGAAGAACCTAAAGAAGAAATCATTCTTCGATTAGCCGATGTTCACAATGAAGGTTATCCAACTATGGATGGTAATTACGAGTTCAAAAGACTTGTAGAAGAGAAAACTAATGGTCGTATTAAAGTAGAAATCTATGGTGGTGGTCAATTAGGTGATGAAAAAACAGTTATTGAACAAGTACAATTTGGTGCTATTGATTTAACGCGTACCAGTATATCACCATTAACAGAATTTAACGATATGTTTAATGTTTTGATGCTGCCATACTTATATCGTGATAAAGAACATATGTTTAACGTATTAGATGGTGAGATTGGTGATATGATGCTTGAAGACTTAGCTGATACTGGCTTTGTTGGTCTCGGCTGGTATGACTCAGGTTCAAGATGTTTTTATAATTCTAAAGGCGAAATTGAAAGTGTTGCTGATTTAGAAGGTTTAAAGATACGTGTTCAGAAAAGTTCATTAATGATGGGATTAGTTGAAGCTCTTGGTGCTTCACCAACTCCAATGGCCTTCTCGGAAGTTTATAGTGCTTTACAAACTGGTGTTATCGATGGTGCTGAAAACAACTGGCCAAGCTACCTAACAACAAGTCATTATGAAGTTGCACCATTCTACGTTGTTGATGAACATACCCGTGTACCTGAACTGGTTATGATCAGTAAAATTACTTATGATAAGTTATCTGATGAAGATAAAGCTATCTTACATGAAGCTGGTCAAGCGGCTGCCGAATTAGAAAGAGAAAAATGGGCTGAATTCGAGGTTGAATCAGAAAAGACCGTAGTTGAAGCAGGATGTACAATTACTCGTTTAGAAGCAGCAAGTAAGGCTGAATTCCAAGAAGCTGTTAAACCTCTCTATGATGAATTTGCAGGTGATTATACGCAAGTTATCGAAGATATTCTTAATACAAAATAA
- a CDS encoding response regulator transcription factor — protein sequence MLKLLIAEDEKLERDAIRFLINKYFGKDFTAIYEAKNGQEALQIAMKEKPDLIFMDIQMPLLDGLDAAEQIRLLLPDVEFIILTAYSYFDYARKAIKIPVNDYLLKPIPVDAFKISVGKAIKDIKNKYENQNRVKRLKEQMNNFRPLMHKNIIHQIIRGTMNEWDYNNYFELYDLAFKEYFCLIIEINEDNHQMVNLYQPLYKKLSFGHVDVIGECHLMKMIYFIFSEKNLYIDHITKEIISLLDEHGISQYYMGISQTYDEKNPLNICYNEADQKISDMIKQAHNPSPSLHLELKLYDSIINENLELTYQLLNAILNAKKNIALTEMILYSEQLIHNLSRKITFYINTSTDEDFVQLWHQGLKNIQDILQLQQYLSEYVHHLINTIKDYRNSSDEKIVQSAIKYMNAHFCDQTISLNTVAEVINISSFYLSKLFKEVTGKNFKQHLIEMRMDFAKELLMKSQMSVKEVCQEIGYTDPNYFSRAFKKYTGASPTKYIT from the coding sequence ATGCTAAAGTTATTAATAGCTGAAGATGAAAAACTCGAACGTGATGCCATACGCTTTTTAATTAACAAGTATTTTGGAAAAGACTTTACAGCTATTTATGAAGCTAAGAATGGCCAAGAAGCCCTTCAAATAGCCATGAAAGAAAAACCCGATTTAATCTTTATGGATATACAAATGCCTTTATTAGATGGGTTAGATGCTGCTGAGCAAATACGACTGCTTCTTCCCGACGTTGAATTTATCATCTTAACAGCTTATAGCTATTTTGATTATGCCCGTAAAGCTATAAAGATTCCAGTGAATGATTATTTACTGAAACCTATACCTGTCGATGCCTTTAAAATTAGTGTAGGTAAAGCTATTAAAGATATCAAAAATAAGTACGAAAATCAAAATCGTGTGAAAAGACTAAAGGAGCAAATGAATAACTTTAGACCTCTCATGCATAAAAATATCATCCATCAAATTATAAGAGGTACCATGAATGAATGGGATTATAATAATTACTTCGAACTCTATGACTTAGCTTTTAAAGAGTATTTTTGCCTAATTATTGAGATAAATGAAGATAACCATCAGATGGTTAATCTCTATCAACCGCTTTATAAAAAGCTTTCCTTTGGACATGTTGATGTTATTGGCGAATGTCATCTCATGAAAATGATCTATTTTATATTCAGTGAAAAAAATTTATATATAGACCACATAACCAAAGAAATAATATCACTCTTAGATGAACATGGCATTAGTCAGTATTATATGGGTATTAGTCAAACATATGATGAAAAAAATCCATTAAATATCTGCTACAATGAAGCTGACCAAAAAATCTCTGATATGATCAAACAAGCCCACAATCCCAGCCCCTCACTGCATTTAGAATTAAAGTTATATGATTCTATTATTAATGAAAACTTAGAACTAACCTATCAGTTGCTAAATGCTATATTGAATGCTAAAAAGAATATAGCTTTGACGGAAATGATCTTATATTCCGAACAACTTATCCACAATTTATCAAGAAAGATCACCTTTTATATTAATACATCAACAGATGAAGATTTTGTTCAACTCTGGCATCAAGGCCTTAAAAATATACAAGATATCTTACAGTTGCAGCAATATTTAAGTGAATATGTTCATCATTTAATTAACACGATTAAAGATTATCGTAATTCAAGTGATGAAAAAATAGTGCAGTCCGCCATCAAATACATGAATGCTCATTTTTGTGATCAAACAATTTCATTAAACACCGTTGCAGAAGTCATTAATATTAGTTCTTTTTATCTTAGCAAGCTTTTTAAAGAAGTTACAGGTAAGAACTTTAAACAACATCTTATCGAGATGAGAATGGATTTTGCCAAAGAATTGCTTATGAAAAGTCAAATGTCTGTCAAGGAAGTCTGCCAAGAGATCGGCTATACGGACCCTAATTACTTTAGTAGAGCTTTTAAAAAGTATACTGGTGCATCACCAACTAAATACATCACCTAA
- a CDS encoding sensor histidine kinase, which yields MKKTRTTIKKSIYKLILFITIFLFLLNVLTTVIVNIITKDYTELMENSIQLSQVTVNLQNSNHTINRIISTNDPDLWDALDNQLLDINRQLDHIRITLEFTSTGRIYFRNIQNMYDNYKFLINQYALVQHENNLVEYGIAQDIKTQFSYINNHCQLLTQEYLQHSSETYAQALATYNKYRSITFIALILFIILLIGFSVLFIRSMNRSLERLCYKAEELSKKNWTIEDIEENRYEELHTLAQAFNNMKHEIITYIDDVKDKAKLQIILKETQLSALQMQINPHFLFNTLNIISRIALFNNVPEIMALIDAISKILRYSLSHAKELVPLSQELDVLNAYIHIQETRFSDTIQFQVNMKEHDDIPVPPMILQPIVENAIEHGLKTKSENGQITITIYQDDQLVIQIADNGIGMQALSTEKKQTTGIGLNNVRQRLQLTFNQDNLLNIQSHQGEGTTVTIKIPLEGGV from the coding sequence TTGAAGAAAACTAGAACAACTATTAAAAAAAGCATTTATAAATTAATATTATTTATTACTATTTTTCTTTTTCTTCTTAATGTCTTAACAACAGTTATTGTTAATATCATTACTAAGGATTATACGGAACTTATGGAGAATTCCATCCAATTGAGTCAAGTTACCGTTAATCTACAAAACAGTAATCATACCATCAATCGAATTATTTCAACAAACGATCCTGATTTGTGGGATGCATTAGACAATCAATTGCTGGATATTAATAGACAACTAGATCATATTCGAATAACCCTTGAATTCACTTCCACAGGACGCATCTATTTTAGAAATATACAAAACATGTACGATAATTATAAATTTCTTATCAATCAATATGCTTTGGTGCAGCACGAAAATAATCTCGTCGAGTACGGCATTGCTCAAGATATAAAAACGCAATTTAGTTACATAAACAATCACTGCCAACTCCTAACTCAAGAATATTTACAACATAGTAGTGAGACCTATGCACAGGCTTTAGCTACTTATAACAAATATCGAAGCATTACTTTTATCGCCCTAATATTATTTATCATTTTACTTATTGGGTTCAGTGTGCTTTTTATCAGAAGTATGAACCGTTCTTTAGAACGTCTCTGTTATAAAGCCGAAGAACTTTCTAAAAAGAATTGGACTATCGAAGATATTGAGGAAAATAGATACGAGGAATTACATACTTTAGCTCAGGCTTTTAATAACATGAAGCACGAGATTATTACCTATATTGATGATGTAAAAGATAAGGCCAAACTTCAGATCATATTAAAGGAAACTCAACTATCTGCTCTACAAATGCAGATAAATCCTCACTTTTTATTTAATACACTAAATATCATATCACGTATCGCACTATTCAATAATGTTCCTGAGATTATGGCATTAATTGACGCTATATCAAAAATCCTTCGCTATAGTCTCTCTCATGCTAAAGAGTTAGTTCCTCTATCGCAAGAGTTAGATGTATTGAATGCCTATATTCATATTCAAGAAACTCGTTTTAGTGATACCATTCAATTCCAGGTAAACATGAAAGAACACGATGATATTCCTGTACCTCCTATGATTTTGCAGCCTATCGTCGAAAATGCCATTGAGCATGGATTGAAAACTAAAAGTGAAAATGGACAAATTACTATCACCATCTATCAAGATGATCAACTTGTCATTCAAATAGCTGATAACGGCATTGGTATGCAAGCACTATCTACAGAGAAGAAACAAACTACCGGAATTGGACTTAATAATGTTAGGCAACGTCTCCAATTAACTTTTAACCAGGATAATCTTCTTAACATACAGAGCCATCAAGGTGAAGGTACCACTGTAACGATTAAAATTCCTTTAGAAGGAGGCGTATAA
- a CDS encoding cupin domain-containing protein, protein MFQKFEFTQTEDDLFENILKTEDMLLNHVVMEVGKAFPRHATDAEVFMIINKGEVTVELEVGSEQTFSAGQVLNIPMGTETTLSNKSQSITELFVIKRM, encoded by the coding sequence GTGTTTCAAAAATTTGAGTTTACTCAAACAGAAGATGACCTATTTGAAAATATTCTAAAGACAGAGGATATGCTACTTAACCACGTAGTGATGGAGGTAGGAAAAGCATTTCCAAGACATGCAACAGATGCTGAAGTTTTTATGATCATTAATAAAGGAGAGGTTACAGTTGAATTAGAAGTGGGTTCTGAACAAACTTTTAGTGCTGGCCAAGTTCTAAATATACCAATGGGTACAGAAACAACATTGAGCAATAAAAGTCAAAGCATAACAGAACTCTTTGTCATTAAAAGAATGTAG
- a CDS encoding amino acid ABC transporter substrate-binding protein has translation MKKAFIAILVLIIAVMSFVGCSKEEEVSGDNSLQEIKDKGYFVLGLDDSFPPMGFRGEDNEIVGFDIDMAKEVANRLGVELKLQPIDWDAKVMELDNGNIDVIWNGLTITEDRKEKIGFSTPYLNNRQIMIVGADSEIDKKADLDGKLVGVQMGSSGEEALTASEEADSIKEIVKYSNYTEALLDLKAGRVDAVVVDEVVGRYYIAKKPGEYKVASENFGSEEYGIGFRKTDQVLLQEVDTILEEMKAEGVTTEIAEKWFGDDAALK, from the coding sequence GTGAAGAAAGCATTTATAGCTATATTAGTTTTAATCATTGCGGTAATGAGTTTTGTAGGTTGTAGTAAAGAAGAAGAGGTGTCCGGTGATAATTCTCTTCAGGAAATTAAGGATAAAGGTTATTTTGTCTTAGGACTTGATGATAGTTTTCCACCAATGGGATTCCGTGGTGAAGACAATGAAATCGTAGGTTTTGATATTGATATGGCAAAAGAAGTAGCTAACCGTCTGGGAGTGGAATTAAAATTACAACCTATTGATTGGGATGCTAAAGTTATGGAATTAGATAACGGTAACATTGATGTTATTTGGAACGGGCTTACAATAACAGAAGATAGAAAAGAGAAGATTGGTTTCTCTACCCCCTACTTAAATAATAGGCAAATTATGATTGTAGGAGCTGACTCAGAGATTGATAAGAAAGCTGATCTTGATGGAAAACTAGTAGGTGTCCAAATGGGAAGTAGTGGTGAAGAAGCCCTTACTGCCAGCGAAGAAGCTGATAGCATTAAAGAAATTGTTAAGTATAGTAATTATACTGAAGCATTATTAGATCTAAAGGCGGGTCGTGTTGATGCAGTGGTAGTGGATGAGGTAGTAGGTCGTTATTATATAGCTAAGAAACCTGGAGAATATAAAGTAGCTTCTGAGAATTTTGGATCAGAAGAATACGGGATTGGGTTTAGAAAGACAGACCAAGTCTTATTACAAGAAGTAGATACAATTTTAGAAGAAATGAAAGCTGAGGGTGTAACAACTGAGATCGCTGAAAAATGGTTTGGAGATGATGCAGCTCTCAAGTAG
- a CDS encoding amino acid ABC transporter permease — protein MDNILNNTLYILEGSSITIKLYIVTFIFSIPLGVLCALMKISKSKMLNGLLEVYTWVFRGTPLLLQLFFIYFGLPVLGVNLTRFQAAAITFVLNYGAYFTEIFRGGIQSIDKGQYEAAKALGMNYYQTMKRIILPQAAKRVLPATSNEAITLIKDTALVAAIGLGDILRASKELVTRDFSVVPFIIAAAIYLALTWIIVMVFKKLEKKLAIYA, from the coding sequence ATGGACAACATTTTAAACAACACGCTATATATTCTAGAAGGAAGCAGCATAACCATTAAACTTTATATTGTCACGTTTATCTTCTCTATACCCTTAGGCGTTTTATGTGCGTTAATGAAGATATCCAAATCAAAAATGCTCAATGGATTGCTAGAAGTATATACTTGGGTTTTCAGAGGAACACCTTTATTACTCCAACTGTTCTTTATCTATTTTGGATTACCAGTTCTAGGGGTTAACTTAACACGATTTCAAGCAGCAGCTATAACCTTTGTGCTTAATTATGGAGCATATTTTACTGAGATATTCAGAGGTGGTATTCAGTCCATTGATAAAGGGCAATATGAAGCGGCCAAAGCTTTAGGGATGAATTATTATCAGACCATGAAGAGGATTATACTTCCCCAAGCAGCAAAAAGGGTTTTACCTGCTACCAGCAATGAGGCCATTACATTGATAAAAGACACAGCTTTAGTTGCAGCCATTGGACTTGGGGATATATTGAGAGCCTCGAAAGAACTTGTGACTAGGGACTTCTCAGTAGTACCATTCATCATAGCTGCAGCGATCTATTTGGCATTAACTTGGATTATTGTCATGGTCTTTAAGAAACTAGAAAAGAAATTAGCAATATATGCATAG
- a CDS encoding amino acid ABC transporter ATP-binding protein: protein MRDINIQSVTKKFGELVVLNNVSVNVKKGEVISVIGPSGSGKSTLLRCIQTLEPIDQGIITIDDVDIQADKEAVRGVGMVFQNFNLFPHKTVLGNVIEAPMIVNKLNRDDAIKKAEVLLEKVGLGDKLKAYPSQLSGGQKQRVAIARALAMEPEILLFDEPTSALDPELVGEVLGVMKELTKENLTMIIVTHEMAFAKEVSDRIIFMDEGEIIESGSVEDVLINPKHPRIQAFLNKMI from the coding sequence ATGAGAGATATAAACATACAAAGTGTTACTAAAAAATTTGGTGAGTTAGTTGTATTAAATAATGTGTCCGTCAATGTGAAAAAAGGAGAAGTAATCTCCGTTATTGGTCCTAGTGGTTCTGGGAAAAGTACTTTATTGCGGTGTATACAAACTCTTGAACCAATAGACCAAGGAATTATCACCATTGATGATGTAGATATTCAAGCTGATAAAGAAGCTGTCAGGGGAGTGGGGATGGTATTTCAAAACTTTAATCTATTCCCTCATAAGACGGTATTAGGCAATGTCATTGAAGCCCCCATGATTGTCAATAAGCTAAACAGAGATGATGCAATAAAAAAAGCAGAGGTTTTACTTGAAAAAGTAGGTTTAGGAGATAAGCTAAAAGCCTATCCGTCTCAATTATCTGGAGGGCAGAAGCAAAGAGTTGCCATAGCTAGAGCACTAGCCATGGAACCAGAGATACTTTTATTTGATGAGCCAACATCTGCCTTAGATCCAGAGTTAGTAGGTGAAGTTCTGGGGGTTATGAAGGAGTTGACCAAAGAGAACCTCACCATGATAATCGTCACCCATGAGATGGCTTTTGCTAAAGAAGTATCTGATAGAATCATATTTATGGATGAGGGTGAAATTATAGAAAGTGGGTCAGTTGAAGATGTGCTGATTAACCCTAAACACCCACGTATACAAGCATTTTTAAATAAGATGATTTAA
- a CDS encoding sugar-binding transcriptional regulator, which yields MIYDRDEVLKLVEVAKMYYEDNLTQAEIAKRMGVSRPMVSKMLSNARELGIVQIQIKSPLTNDDYLMNKLKEHYGIKGGVIVPEAKTEYLTEQMILNHSIYYIKDELKHIHTLGMGWGYTIGTLVDKIDGSEMGNYNGGQVCPLIGTAHIPNKGYHPNELIRIFSEKTDFEPIFTYAPALPASNQEKKIYIQTEQQLTIQKKWEQLDAVIIAIRPYPDIPDLATALRFGNKLNVQKVVGTFLSYYYDNKGGFVESEEDHAIQISLDQLSKVQKVIAICPTNNKNALIGALKTGIITHLIADDRTVKDIIDG from the coding sequence ATGATTTACGATAGAGATGAAGTATTGAAACTTGTTGAAGTAGCTAAAATGTATTATGAAGATAATTTGACTCAAGCAGAAATAGCAAAACGAATGGGTGTATCCAGACCAATGGTCAGCAAAATGTTGAGTAATGCAAGAGAGTTAGGAATCGTTCAGATTCAGATTAAATCACCTCTCACCAATGATGATTACCTGATGAATAAATTAAAAGAGCATTATGGTATTAAAGGTGGGGTTATTGTTCCAGAAGCGAAAACAGAATACTTAACAGAACAAATGATACTTAATCATTCCATTTATTATATTAAAGATGAATTAAAGCATATACATACGCTAGGAATGGGCTGGGGATATACTATTGGAACTTTGGTTGATAAGATTGATGGCAGTGAGATGGGTAACTACAATGGTGGGCAAGTTTGTCCGCTTATAGGTACAGCTCACATACCCAATAAAGGTTATCACCCTAATGAGTTAATTAGAATTTTCAGTGAGAAAACTGATTTTGAACCTATCTTTACCTATGCACCTGCTTTACCAGCATCCAATCAAGAAAAGAAGATCTATATTCAAACAGAACAACAGCTCACCATACAAAAAAAATGGGAACAACTCGATGCTGTGATTATAGCTATTAGACCTTATCCTGATATACCGGATTTAGCAACAGCACTAAGATTTGGTAATAAACTTAACGTTCAAAAAGTTGTTGGTACATTCTTATCTTATTATTATGATAACAAAGGAGGATTCGTAGAAAGCGAAGAAGACCATGCCATACAGATATCACTTGATCAATTGAGTAAAGTTCAGAAAGTTATTGCAATATGTCCTACAAATAATAAAAATGCCTTGATCGGTGCGTTGAAGACCGGAATTATCACCCATCTGATAGCCGATGATCGCACTGTAAAAGATATTATAGATGGTTAA
- the dhaL gene encoding dihydroxyacetone kinase subunit DhaL: MTDIEFKKALKYAAKELQVNTTMLSELDAIAGDGDHGITIGKIADIIMEELETSMKPMDELLDDCGWKFMSIGGGSAASLWGTLFMGFAKGLDGKKEFDETALESMFTQGLMELGTISKATEGDKTMMDALIPAVNALRDSDGGLIEKLEAASSEAMKGTEKTKDYQAKYGRAKNLGERSIGHKDPGATSTAIFIKGMYLGAIQ; the protein is encoded by the coding sequence ATGACAGATATAGAATTCAAAAAAGCTCTAAAGTATGCAGCGAAAGAACTTCAGGTAAATACGACTATGTTATCAGAGTTAGATGCTATAGCCGGAGATGGAGATCATGGGATTACCATTGGTAAGATAGCAGATATAATTATGGAAGAGCTAGAGACATCTATGAAACCAATGGATGAACTACTAGACGATTGTGGATGGAAGTTTATGAGTATTGGGGGAGGTTCAGCAGCCTCTTTGTGGGGTACATTATTTATGGGATTTGCAAAGGGCCTTGATGGAAAAAAAGAGTTTGATGAAACAGCATTAGAGTCCATGTTTACTCAAGGGCTGATGGAGTTAGGTACAATTTCAAAAGCTACAGAAGGGGATAAAACCATGATGGATGCTCTCATCCCAGCTGTTAATGCTTTAAGAGATTCGGATGGAGGTTTAATTGAAAAATTAGAGGCTGCTAGTAGTGAAGCTATGAAAGGCACTGAGAAAACAAAAGACTATCAAGCAAAGTATGGGCGTGCAAAAAACTTAGGAGAAAGAAGCATTGGTCATAAAGATCCAGGTGCAACATCCACAGCTATCTTTATAAAAGGTATGTATTTAGGTGCTATTCAATAG
- a CDS encoding dihydroxyacetone kinase subunit DhaK: MKMKKFMNSPEDLTRELLEGLALSNPDLIDLTESNLVMNKKLKEAERVTIVSLGGTGHEPALSGFVGEGMLDISVPGDIFAAPGPTPCIEALKLADQGKGVLFVVLNHAGDMLTGNLTMKAVEKEGLNVIKVVTQEDISNAPRKQADDRRGLVGCVPLYKIVAGAAKEGKTLEEVAAIAQNFADNMATIAVAARGATHPATGTMISTLGEDEMEVGMGQHGEGGGGRQKLATADETAKIMLEALLKDLSIESGEKLMLIINGSGSTTLMEQLIVFRKCYKLLEERGIQVVASVVDELLTVQETAGFQMFIARMDDELLKYWNAPCRTPYFNR, translated from the coding sequence ATGAAGATGAAAAAGTTCATGAACAGTCCTGAAGACTTAACGAGAGAATTGCTAGAAGGATTAGCGTTATCTAACCCAGATTTGATTGATTTGACAGAGAGCAACCTAGTTATGAACAAGAAGCTTAAGGAAGCTGAACGAGTAACAATTGTATCCCTTGGGGGTACAGGTCATGAGCCTGCTTTAAGTGGTTTTGTAGGAGAGGGAATGTTGGATATCTCCGTACCAGGAGATATTTTTGCCGCTCCTGGACCTACTCCATGCATTGAGGCTTTAAAACTTGCAGATCAAGGTAAAGGTGTTTTATTTGTTGTTCTTAATCATGCAGGTGATATGTTGACAGGTAATTTGACTATGAAGGCAGTAGAAAAGGAAGGATTAAATGTCATTAAAGTGGTTACACAAGAGGATATCTCAAATGCACCACGTAAACAAGCAGATGACCGTCGTGGTTTAGTTGGATGTGTACCATTATATAAAATCGTTGCAGGTGCTGCTAAGGAAGGAAAGACCTTAGAAGAGGTGGCCGCTATTGCTCAGAATTTTGCTGATAACATGGCTACAATCGCTGTTGCAGCTAGGGGGGCTACTCATCCAGCAACTGGTACAATGATCTCTACACTTGGAGAAGATGAGATGGAAGTAGGGATGGGTCAACACGGTGAAGGCGGAGGTGGACGCCAAAAATTAGCGACTGCTGATGAAACCGCCAAAATCATGTTGGAGGCATTACTTAAAGATCTCAGTATTGAATCTGGAGAGAAGCTAATGCTCATTATTAATGGTTCAGGTTCAACAACTCTAATGGAACAACTGATTGTCTTCAGAAAGTGCTATAAACTTTTAGAAGAGAGAGGGATTCAAGTGGTAGCCAGTGTTGTTGACGAATTACTCACTGTTCAAGAAACGGCTGGATTCCAAATGTTTATTGCTCGTATGGATGATGAGTTATTAAAATACTGGAATGCGCCTTGTAGAACACCATATTTCAATCGTTAA
- the lsrF gene encoding 3-hydroxy-5-phosphonooxypentane-2,4-dione thiolase yields MADKDGVKSAKDYGIGIKPPRQFFHIKGMEHVDWGMKTRLSKIFNPKSGHTVMLAFDHGYIMGSTAGLERLDLNIPPLAEQADCLMATRGALRSCIMPDHNKAIALRCSAGSSVLKEDMSHEVIGVDIEDVIRMNASCMAIQTFIGSDGECQSIDNLVRTVDAGNRYGIPVLGVVAVGKQMERTTKYFLLATRMLAELGASIVKTYYCEEFEKITAACPVPIVIAGGKKLPEDDALEMTYRAICQGAHGVDMGRNVFQAEDPIAMIKAVRAVVHDGLTGKQGFEMYKDLKA; encoded by the coding sequence ATGGCTGATAAAGATGGCGTAAAGAGTGCAAAAGATTACGGAATAGGCATTAAGCCACCTAGACAATTTTTTCACATCAAGGGCATGGAGCATGTGGACTGGGGAATGAAAACTCGTTTATCTAAAATCTTCAATCCAAAATCGGGTCATACGGTTATGCTGGCTTTTGATCATGGATATATTATGGGTTCTACAGCTGGATTAGAACGTTTAGATCTGAACATTCCACCTTTAGCAGAGCAGGCAGATTGTTTAATGGCTACAAGAGGGGCATTAAGAAGTTGTATCATGCCTGATCATAATAAAGCCATTGCCTTACGTTGCTCAGCAGGTAGCTCAGTTTTGAAAGAAGATATGAGCCATGAAGTTATTGGAGTTGACATTGAAGATGTTATCAGAATGAATGCCAGTTGTATGGCTATACAGACCTTTATTGGATCAGATGGTGAATGCCAATCCATTGATAATCTTGTAAGAACAGTTGATGCAGGTAATCGTTATGGTATTCCAGTGCTGGGAGTTGTAGCAGTTGGTAAACAAATGGAAAGAACTACTAAATACTTCTTATTAGCTACTCGAATGTTAGCTGAACTAGGAGCATCCATTGTTAAGACCTATTATTGTGAGGAGTTTGAAAAAATAACAGCAGCATGTCCTGTGCCTATTGTTATAGCAGGAGGGAAAAAGCTTCCTGAGGACGATGCACTAGAAATGACTTATAGAGCCATCTGTCAGGGAGCTCACGGTGTAGATATGGGGAGAAACGTATTTCAAGCAGAAGATCCTATTGCTATGATTAAAGCAGTTAGAGCAGTTGTTCATGATGGTTTAACTGGAAAACAAGGCTTTGAGATGTACAAAGATTTAAAAGCATAA
- a CDS encoding DUF1097 domain-containing protein: MKFSKFIVIPIIIAFLAFTIQIVDQLLSPLVPPAGNIGFGWIAFQAWAMYFIAGCNIKGGVKTFLGYVSGIIASILIMELGGLLTGLGFFGVPLAVFIIVIPVISLEKVPWFDYVPAVFVGAGVFFGFMSYVSGATYGAAAVTELIYCFIGLAYGVITVYLRTKYEAKVNASTSKETAISE, encoded by the coding sequence TTGAAATTTAGTAAGTTCATTGTTATTCCTATTATTATTGCTTTTCTAGCATTCACAATTCAGATTGTGGATCAGTTACTTAGTCCTTTAGTACCACCTGCTGGAAATATCGGATTCGGATGGATCGCTTTCCAAGCCTGGGCTATGTATTTTATAGCTGGGTGCAATATAAAGGGAGGTGTAAAGACTTTTCTGGGTTATGTAAGTGGTATAATAGCTTCAATTCTAATCATGGAATTAGGTGGTTTATTAACTGGATTAGGTTTCTTCGGTGTACCTTTAGCGGTATTCATCATAGTTATCCCAGTAATCAGCCTAGAAAAAGTACCATGGTTCGATTATGTTCCTGCTGTCTTTGTTGGAGCAGGCGTTTTCTTTGGATTTATGAGTTATGTTAGTGGTGCAACTTATGGCGCTGCAGCAGTGACAGAACTTATATACTGCTTTATCGGCCTGGCCTATGGGGTGATAACAGTTTATCTTCGAACTAAATACGAAGCCAAAGTTAATGCTTCAACCAGTAAAGAAACAGCTATAAGTGAATAA